The following are encoded in a window of Numida meleagris isolate 19003 breed g44 Domestic line chromosome 11, NumMel1.0, whole genome shotgun sequence genomic DNA:
- the RHO gene encoding rhodopsin, with amino-acid sequence MNGTEGQDFYVPMSNKTGVVRSPFEYPQYYLAEPWKFSALAAYMFMLILLGFPINFLTLYVTIQHKKLRTPLNYILLNLAVADLFMVFGGFTTTMYTSMNGYFVFGVTGCYIEGFFATLGGEIALWSLVVLAVERYVVVCKPMSNFRFGENHAIMGVAFSWIMALACAAPPLFGWSRYIPEGMQCSCGIDYYTLKPEINNESFVVYMFVVHFTIPLTVIFFCYGNLVCTVKEAAAQQQESATTQKAEKEVTRMVIIMVIAFLICWVPYASVAFYIFTNQGSDFGPIFMTIPAFFAKSSAIYNPVIYIVMNKQFRNCMITTLCCGKNPLGDEDTSAGKTETSSVSTSQVSPA; translated from the exons ATGAACGGGACGGAAGGCCAAGACTTCTACGTGCCCATGTCCAACAAGACCGGGGTGGTGCGGAGCCCCTTCGAGTACCCCCAGTACTACCTGGCTGAGCCCTGGAAGTTCTCGGCGCTGGCTGCCTACATGTTCATGCTGATCCTGCTCGGCTTCCCCATCAACTTCCTCACGCTGTATGTCACCATCCAGCACAAGAAACTCCGGACGCCTCTAAATTACATCCTCCTGAACCTGGCGGTTGCTGACCTCTTCATGGTCTTTGGAGGCTTCACCACCACCATGTACACCTCGATGAACGGGTACTTTGTCTTTGGAGTAACAGGGTGCTACATCGAAGGCTTCTTTGCTACACTGGGTG GTGAAATCGCTCTCTGGTCACTCGTCGTCCTGGCCGTGGAACGATACGTCGTGGTCTGTAAGCCCATGAGCAACTTCCGCTTCGGGGAGAACCACGCCATCATGGGGGTTGCGTTCTCCTGGATCATGGCCTTGGCGTGCGCAGCTCCCCCGCTGTTCGGCTGGTCACG GTACATCCCCGAGGGCATGCAGTGCTCGTGCGGGATCGACTACTACACGCTGAAGCCGGAGATCAACAACGAATCCTTTGTCGTCTACATGTTCGTGGTCCACTTCACGATCCCACTGACCGTCATCTTCTTCTGCTACGGGAACCTGGTCTGCACTGTGAAGGAG GCTGCCGCCCAGCAGCAGGAGTCTGCCACCACCcaaaaggcagagaaggaagtGACCCGCATGGTGATCATCATGGTCATTGCCTTCCTCATCTGCTGGGTTCCCTATGCCAGCGTCGCTTTCTACATCTTTACCAACCAGGGCTCAGACTTTGGGCCCATCTTCATGACCATCCCGGCATTCTTTGCCAAGAGCTCTGCCATCTACAATCCCGTGATCTACATCGTAATGAACAAACAG TTCCGTAACTGCATGATCACAACCCTCTGCTGCGGCAAGAACCCACTGGGCGATGAGGACACGTCTGCTGGAAAGACAGAGACCTCCTCCGTCTCCACCAGCCAGGTGTCCCCTGCGTAG